The following nucleotide sequence is from Mangifera indica cultivar Alphonso chromosome 1, CATAS_Mindica_2.1, whole genome shotgun sequence.
TAGCTGTATCACGTGTTCTACTCTTATTCGCTTGACCTCTGCATTCCTAATCCCATGGCCGGAGTTCTAGATTTCTCTCAAGCTCCTATTTGCCGGTCCTTTCCCGATCGTCGGAGAACACCCAGAACCTCAGTCTTCGTTAGAGCCACTTCAGAAGCCCCACTtaattcctcttcttcttctcaaacAGGCATCCAAGAACCAATAATATTTACTGCCCCACCTAATTTCAAGCCGCCTGAGCCAAAGCGATTCAACGTTAGACCCGACAAGGTTTTGGACATCGTGGGGGCCTCTCTTGCTCTGTTGTTTCGGTTGGGTACGGGTATTTTTGCTTCTGGGTATGTTTATTTCACTGAATTTTGTCCACTTTTGgttcaatattttcaactttgaaGTAGAGCTGTAGAATTTAtgctgattttttttaatattattattgaatgaTCCAAACGAATATTAGCTTGTGGCGTTTCGATTTCTGTCATTCTGTTGACTTTTTTAGCCCAAATATCGGCTCACTAAACTGTGACCGAAAgaagagaatttttttaaagaacaaaaaggATGCTGAAATTAACTATGCAGCtgttgtttaatttgattttaaatcaaatagttCCTTATGCCAGGTGtactaatttaatattatcttatttgtttgtttgataaTGAATGGTAAAGAGCAGCTGGGTTCGGGCTTTATTGAAGTCTTGGTGCAGACTATGTTAATTTATACCTCTATAACATTTTGGATATCGATTCTAGACAGGATGTCGATAGTATGAAACACAAGtaaaatgagtacatattttATTCACCTTTGGACTTTGTATCGGAAATCATGTATTGAACCTTCCTTTGGAGCTCTATCAATAGGTTGCTTTCTATTGAGTTTTCATTATACGGGGTGGAAGAAGCTTGCAATCTATGTTGAATACATTGACTTTTCCTAAACTTTTAAGATTCTGCAATCAAGCGTAACTGTGCAGATTATGTGTTTACTTTGTGCCAAAGCTGTTGCATGTTAatggtttttattattaagtagtttTCATCTCCATCCTGATAGCCTattccatatttattttgttggtgGCTTGTTGCTTATATCCAGTTTGATAAGGTACAAAACTTTTGGAAGATGGGAATACAATACTTTAGAAAGCGATGTAATCAACTagtatttattatgatttaGGACAGGACTCTTGCTCTATACAGGTACAAGGAAGGGCGAAATGGAACTAGTCAGTTGTACTTAAGAATAGATCATAGAAATCTAGGAGTACTAAACCTATTAAGTTAGCCTCCAAATTGATATTAGACGAATGACGTCGTACAAGTGTGCGCTGCCGAATGGTTGACATAATTATCGTATATTTTTGAGTGTTTTGCTGGACACTTTCTAGATTCTAAAATTGTATTGCATTCTTCTTGTTCTGCTACAGGTACTCTGCATCTTTTGTTTCCAAGGATGAGATTCCGCCTGACCAGTATGCTCTAGAAATAGCAGGTAGTAGTCAGATTCCTTGTATCATTGCTATATAATTCTTGAATAGGTATTATAGGGATGATTTTGTAAGAGAGCATCTACCATTAGTCTGGTTGGTCTGCTATTTTGTAAAAGTACCAGACTTCTTGCACTCTTGGGATCAAATTCCACTTATGCCAGTATTTGGATGTGAAGAGTCTGTACTTGTGGTTAAAAGGATTCTGAAAGTGTTTATTCCAAAAATAAAGTGGTAAAAATCAAGTTTATTCTATAACTGTAGGTTTGTTACACTCCTCAACTTgacttatatttaaaatgggcaTCGTTTGTGCCATCTTATTTGACATTCAAGCTGAGAACTATTTATAAAAAGCTGTTATTTTAACAGGTTTTAAACTCAAAGAGACCTCCAAGTTAGGCCCTCGTCCAGAGAAACCTATTGAGATATACGAGTTTGAAAGGTACTACATCATTCATGCTTTTTTGCTCATGCATATGCTgactgatatattttttaatgctttATTGTTCTTTATACTTTTATTGAGTGATCCTGTATTTGTTTgatttgcaatttttttatatataaaaaaagagattGAATGAATATATCTTTCTCTCCACATATCATTCTCGTGGACCACGTGCGAACTTCAGCTGTCCATTTTGTCGAAAGGTAACATCACTCCTATTACCATTCATATTCAATAACTTGTAGAGCATGGATACATGCATTTCCAGACATGATACTCTGAGGAGCAATATAATGGAAAAATCACTACATTGACTAGTTACAGACCATAAAATTCACAGCATTTCCTCATTTGTTAGGCTGGTTTAAACTCAATGCAACTATAGGAGGAGGTGCCACCCTGAAATCTGGTTGAATTAACATGTCTAAGAAAAACGAGAAGATAAATTCAGGAATACATGCTTTGCTATagtgaataaaatttatgatttatattgTTTGTACAGTTTTGGTATATCGGAGTGGAGTTTTGCTGTTAAAAGATTTGATTAAATATGTGGAAGTGTCATAAGTGTGTGAACATAACCATAACTGGAATCCTGGTcttctaaaacaaaattatttttatgactTATCACAGTATATACTTGTATTGTCCTTTCATGTGAACAGGTCAGGGAAATTGTCGCTGTATTGGATCTTGATGTTTTGTATTATCCTTGTCCAAGAAATGGTCCAAATTTCCGTCCCAAGGTTGCTCAAATGGGTGGGAAACAGCAGTTCCCTTACATGGTTAGATTTCCTCTTTTTTTTGGTTCCCTGATTTATCTTGCTCTTTGATGACAAGATCAAGTCATCAGTAACTTCAGATGTATAGTGCTTATTCTCTTGTTATCATTATTTTGGATATTTGTCCTATGAAATTCCTGGTATGTATATTTCATAAAGCCAAAGAATGCAATACTAATTCCTATATTCCATTAATAGCTGAATGTGCAAAGGTGCTCTCAACTTTCTGACTCTCGAtttgaacatttttatttttcagccATGATAATTGTGTTTGCATAACTGGGTGCCGATCAAAGTAATTGAAAAGTGCACTGACAATTGGAAATGGATTAAATATTACGTCTAGTTGTTTTCACTATCAAACTTTGTAATGTGATAAAGAGGGTAGAAAAGTGAATGCTAAGTGAGTTAACTTAAGATTCTTGTTACTCATATCGGGGCAACTTAATTTTCTGTGTTCACACTTTAATGTGGAACTTAAAATACCCTGGCTTATTTCATGAAATATTGAGTCTGTACAAGTGCTTATtagtttttttctaaaatttcaacttAGGATATTAATAGTGGGtgatttaagattttaattaaacCTAAGCTTgaacttttgtttgtttttgcaGGTTGATCCAAACACAGGAGTCTCAATGTACGAATCAGAtgatataattaagtatttggTGGGAAAATATGGTGTGTGTTTATATTGACCTGCTTCCCTATTTGCTTTAATTTGTTGGTTGTTTTCCCCAGTGGATCTATTATTACTTTCATTTTTCTGAGAAGAGAAGATGCTGAATATGTACATTACAACATCAATAGTCCAATTATATATTTCCTTTTCTATTTCATTtcctctaaaaaaattaatactgtTAGACTATTCTATATGAGAAGATCCACGAGTTTTTCTTGCTCTTTACTtgtgaatttaagtttatttctTTCATAACTTCCTTTGTGGATTATTACTGATTGATGCTCTCTTTTAATGCTGCTGTTAGTTACTTTTTCTTGAATCAGAGGCTTACACAGTATTTTAGTTgactttcattttattttttgtgtttgatCTCTATTATTTAGGTGATGGAAGTGTTCCTTTTATGCTCTCACTTGGTCTACTAACGGTTAGCATTAACATCTAAATCTTTCGTTGATAATTCTTGCCATTcagtaaaaggaaaatttttaagtatttttcttGGTTGCTTTCTGATTTATTGTAGACTTTAACTGAAGGGTTTGCAATGATTGGTCGAATGGGAAAGGTAATTAAACTTCTCTCTACAAAATGGTCCTTGTTGCTTGGGAAAAAGCTATTTGATATTCATGATTTCACTATAGCTGCTCTAGAGTCTGTCTTCAACTAAATAGAGTGCTACATATGCTTTCATTTAACCATTTGGCACTTCTAGGTAATAGCTTAACATTTCTTTTGGTTTATTCATCATCATATCAAAACTTGTCCCGTTTTGCCTTTTCCTTGGATTCTACTGACCATTTTTTATACTCTTAGATGTGCATTTTGCATAATTGTCTTGCGTATAATCATCTTCACCTCGTGCTGCTGGAGAAGTATGTTAGGAAATCCCAGATCAACTAAATCTTGAATTTGATGTGggtttcatttatttgttgaGCTCTGCCATCTTATAATTTAAGCTGTTGgttgtgtattatttttatctgCTACTGTGTGTCTTAATAGTAGATCATCAAGAGGAAGATGTTACTAGAAAACAAACAATAGGCACAAAGAATTTCCTTTTTGTCATCTCTTTCGCTTTGTGCAGGGTTCTTCTTATACACCATCAAAATTGCCACCCAAACCACTTGAAATATGGGCATATGAGGTTAGTGGAGTATTAAATAATCTCTAATGCtcaaagcaaaattagtaaTGAGTTGATAACCTtccaaatctaaaatttaagatttgGATGATCATCATCTCTTGCATGGATGGCAAGAGCGGTGTACCCAGCATCTTTTCACTGAGTAATGGTTTTGAATGTATTTATTTCTTCATCAGTCTTCCCCATTCTGCAAAATTGTTCGTGAAGTACTTGTAGAGTTAGAGATACCACACTTACTTCGCAGGTAAAGTGTTTTTGTGGAATCTAGTTGTTAATGTCTATGAATATGGAATCATGTATTTTGTATATTCATTACTAAGACCTTTTCTGTGTGATGGTACTTCTTTTTCTTAGTTGCGCTCGTGGCAGCCCAAAACGACAGGTTCTTTATGAGAAAGCTAAACATTTCCAGGTACTCAGTTTTTCCACTCAGTTTTTCCATTGATCTACAATCGGTAATAtctttacattttaattttagcaGCTGCTTCAGATGTCCATACCCACTTACAACTTTTAACAGGTACCTTACTTAGAAGACCCAAATACAGGGGTGCAAATGTTTGAAAGTGCAGAAATTGTGGAGTATTTAAAAGCAACCTATGCCTCATGATGGGCAATTCTGTTAAAGAGCTTCAGAGGTTTTCTTAGTTCTCGTGTACATGTTCTTTCCCTCTTATAATATCCAcactttttgtttctttggcATGTTAGCATACTGTAGTGGATGTGTTAATGTTGCAATATGTTTCTTTTCGATGAAATTAAGTCCCCTTGTTTTGGTGGCCTGTACTGGAGAACTGGGCCATATGTCATAGTGAGATAGATAAATGGGAGATTACCATTTGCTGTTTCGGATGATTTCTGTGCTTCTGGTGGACCCttgatttttctcttctttttctggCTTACCAACAAGAGGAAACTAGTTGCAGGGATTTGGTGGTGATTAAAATGTAACAAGTAGATGGCTAGATAAAGCGGTCTGGTATGTAAAccaatattttatgttttcctgacaataatatttttcttttttctgcaACATGAGAAACTGGCTATGGTACCCTCAAATCTTCTAATTGaggtgaaaaaagaaataatcttGTTGATGCCGTGGAACTGTTGTGTCCCAATGATATATAGTACTTTAGCCTGATTCTGGTCAGTTTTCTTTTGCATTCTTTCTAACACCCAAAGCATCATCCACCATATCTAAGTAGTTAAATGAGACCCTAGTCCTTTTCGTAAGGCAAATGAACCTTCATAGTCTTGAAGGTATCATAGAGTTGAATCATCAAGTTCAGGGAGTAGTCCCCATGATTGACCTCAGGTGATAATAAAATAGATAGATTGCATCTTTACTAATATTTATAAAGCTCAGTTGAcagaatttataattatttaattatgattataagaATAATTAACTCTTATATACTCGGTATAACTTATgattattagattataaataatcataacTCAATTGTAATTGTttggtaaattatttttaaaaaactaattatttgtattaaaatgtctcatttaaataatattttggttttattttatagtgtaaaatttttaactaaaattaaagggtataatatttttttaacattgcTAACTAAATTTTAGTGAATTATTGtcgttaaaaaataatttttctctctgttaatctaatttattattttactctatttttttacttaataatattggataataaatgaaaaaaaggtTAATTAAGATGGTCGAAATTAAAGGCACCTATAGAAATTGGTCAAAATTTTAGAGGTTACTAGTATATAACTAAAACTCTAatgtaaatatcaaaatactctcactcttttttatataaactataatGCTTTATACAAAACATTATGAACTGATcttacaaattttgaaaattgtcattttcacgCTTTTACTCAAATCAACACGATTGTGTATTGGTTGAACAACATCGAAGAGATGAATGAAGTCTAAGAAAACTTCCTCGCTTGAGTTGTAGTAAGCCAATGTTGAAGATGATTTGGCATTGAGAGAAATGTTTTGGATTGTTCTCTAGATTGTTTAAAGATTGATTGTCCAGTGTTTTTTGTCGTCATTTTCTGTAAGCCATTATTATAATTGAGAGAATGTGGATGTGTATGTATCCTTCCTCTAGCACTAAACTGGGTAtgtaacttattattatttattgatgtATACAATTTAAAGTCTTGTATAAGACAGATTACAGTAATAacaattagaatttaaaaatatgggTAAATCTACAATAattagaaattgaaaagacttaATCTAATGATTGAAATAATTACGTCTACAATGTTTTCACTagtttaaatataatacaaaaatagtacaaaatattatgttatattctCTCCTCCTTTGATGTTTTCTTTCCCTCTTACATATGAGTTTTTTGAAGGGAAAAACACATTTGAaacttcttaaatttaaaagtttaatcattgatttaaatttaaatgataaagagTTAATGACATCTTTGTTTACAGGAAAGTTAACATTTTACTAGATTAT
It contains:
- the LOC123219906 gene encoding uncharacterized protein LOC123219906 isoform X2, which translates into the protein MAGVLDFSQAPICRSFPDRRRTPRTSVFVRATSEAPLNSSSSSQTGIQEPIIFTAPPNFKPPEPKRFNVRPDKVLDIVGASLALLFRLGTGIFASGYSASFVSKDEIPPDQYALEIAGFKLKETSKLGPRPEKPIEIYEFESCPFCRKVREIVAVLDLDVLYYPCPRNGPNFRPKVAQMGGKQQFPYMVDPNTGVSMYESDDIIKYLVGKYGDGSVPFMLSLGLLTTLTEGFAMIGRMGKGSSYTPSKLPPKPLEIWAYESSPFCKIVREVLVELEIPHLLRSCARGSPKRQVLYEKAKHFQLLQMSIPTYNF
- the LOC123219906 gene encoding uncharacterized protein LOC123219906 isoform X1, with the translated sequence MAGVLDFSQAPICRSFPDRRRTPRTSVFVRATSEAPLNSSSSSQTGIQEPIIFTAPPNFKPPEPKRFNVRPDKVLDIVGASLALLFRLGTGIFASGYSASFVSKDEIPPDQYALEIAGFKLKETSKLGPRPEKPIEIYEFESCPFCRKVREIVAVLDLDVLYYPCPRNGPNFRPKVAQMGGKQQFPYMVDPNTGVSMYESDDIIKYLVGKYGDGSVPFMLSLGLLTTLTEGFAMIGRMGKGSSYTPSKLPPKPLEIWAYESSPFCKIVREVLVELEIPHLLRSCARGSPKRQVLYEKAKHFQVPYLEDPNTGVQMFESAEIVEYLKATYAS